The following proteins come from a genomic window of Trifolium pratense cultivar HEN17-A07 linkage group LG4, ARS_RC_1.1, whole genome shotgun sequence:
- the LOC123922262 gene encoding oligopeptide transporter 5-like, protein MNLNLPLQRLFYADEDVKEVDDSPIEQVRLTVPITDDPTQPVLTFRTWTIGLGCCIILSFVNQFFGFRTNPLSISSIAAQIVSLPIGKLMAATLPTTIYRVPFTPWSFTLNPGPFNLKEHALITIFASAGASGVYAINIITIVKAFYHRNINPTAAFLLALSTQMLGYGWAGIFRKVLVDSPYMWWPSNLVQVSLFRAFHEKEKRPKGGNTRLQFFFLVFVASFAYYIIPGYFFQAISTISVACLIWKNSVTAQQIGSGMRGLGIGSFTLDWNTVAGFLGSPMAYPGFAIINTLVGFVLYIYVVIPVSYWSNIYDAKKFPLISSHTFDSTGTAYNVSRILNAATFDIDMDAYNSYSKLYLSIIFAFNYGLSFATLTATISHVILFHGKTISQMWRKTTAALKEQVGDVHTRIMKRNYEQVPEWWFVSILFLMTIMALLCCEGFGKQLQLPWWGVLLSLTIALVFTLPIGVIQATTNQQAGLNVITELIIGYLYPGKPLANVAFKTYGYVSMSQALGFLQDFKLGHYMKIPPKSMFIVQLVGTLVSSSVQFITAWWLLTTIPNICDESMLPEGSPWTCPGDDVFYNASIIWGIVGPKRMFTKDGIYPGMNWFFLIGLLAPVPVWLLARKYPNHKWIELINMPLIIAGANGIPPVRSINYISWGVVGIFFNFYVYKRFKSWWARHTYILSAALDSGIALMGLLLYFSLQTYDIFGPTWWGLQGDDRCPLAKCPTAPGIVSKGCPVF, encoded by the exons ATGAATTTAAACTTGCCATTGCAG AGGTTGTTTTATGCAGATGAGGACGTCAAAGAAGTGGATGATTCTCCTATAGAGCAAGTCAGACTAACAGTGCCAATAACAGACGATCCTACACAACCAGTACTGACATTTAGGACATGGACTATTGGTTTGGGATGTTGCATTATCCTTTCCTTTGTGAACCAATTCTTTGGTTTCAGAACAAACCCTCTGTCTATCTCTTCTATTGCAGCACAAATCGTTTCTCTCCCAATTGGAAAATTAATGGCTGCAACACTTCCAACCACAATATATAGAGTCCCTTTCACTCCTTGGTCTTTCACATTGAATCCTGGACCATTCAATTTGAAGGAACATGCCCTTATAACCATTTTTGCTAGTGCTGGAGCTAGTGGTGTTTATGCCATTAACATAATCACTATTGTTAAGGCTTTCTACCACAGGAATATCAATCCAACTGCTGCTTTTTTGCTAGCATTGTCAACCCAG ATGCTTGGTTATGGATGGGCTGGTATATTCAGAAAGGTCCTTGTGGACTCACCCTACATGTGGTGGCCTTCAAATCTTGTTCAGGTGTCTTTATTCAG GGCATttcatgaaaaagaaaagaggcCTAAAGGAGGAAACACTAGGTTGCAATTCTTTTTCCTAGTCTTTGTGGCTAGCTTTGCTTATTACATTATTCCAGGCTACTTTTTCCAAGCAATATCAACCATCTCTGTTGCTTGCTTAATATGGAAAAACTCTGTCACTGCTCAACAAATTGGTTCAGGAATGAGGGGTCTTGGTATTGGTTCATTTACCCTCGATTGGAACACTGTTGCTGGTTTCTTAGGAAGTCCCATGGCTTATCCTGGTTTTGCCATCATCAACACATTGGTTGGATTTGTGTTATATATCTATGTTGTGATTCCAGTTTCCTATTGGAGCAATATTTATGATGCCAAAAAGTTTCCCCTCATTAGTTCTCACACATTTGATTCCACTGGTACAGCATATAATGTTTCTAGGATTCTTAATGCCGCAACATTTGACATTGATATGGATGCTTATAACAGTTACAGTAAACTCTATCTTAGTATCATATTTGCATTTAATTATGGATTGAGCTTCGCAACTCTCACTGCCACCATCTCACATGTTATCCTCTTCCATGGAAA AACGATTAGTCAGATGTGGAGAAAGACAACAGCTGCGCTAAAAGAACAGGTCGGAGACGTGCATACAAGAATCATGAAGAGAAACTATGAACAAGTTCCGGAGTGGTGGTTCGTAAGCATATTGTTTCTTATGACTATTATGGCCTTGCTATGTTGTGAAGGCTTTGGCAAGCAGCTCCAACTTCCATGGTGGGGAGTCTTGCTTTCTCTAACAATTGCGTTGGTTTTCACTTTGCCAATTGGTGTCATTCAAGCAACAACAAACCAG CAAGCTGGACTCAATGTGATCACAGAGTTGATTATTGGTTACCTTTATCCTGGAAAGCCACTTGCTAATGTAGCCTTCAAGACTTATGGATACGTCAGTATGTCACAAGCACTTGGTTTCCTCCAAGACTTCAAATTAGGCCACTACATGAAAATTCCTCCTAAATCTATGTTCATAGTACAATTGGTAGGAACTTTGGTTTCTTCAAGTGTACAGTTTATCACAGCATGGTGGCTTCTAACAActattccaaacatatgtgaTGAATCAATGTTGCCAGAGGGTAGTCCATGGACTTGTCCTGGTGATGATGTGTTTTACAATGCTTCAATTATATGGGGAATAGTAGGACCAAAACGGATGTTCACCAAGGATGGAATTTACCCCGGAATGAATTGGTTTTTCCTCATAGGTCTACTTGCGCCTGTTCCAGTGTGGCTGCTAGCTCGCAAATATCCGAATCACAAATGGATTGAACTCATCAACATGCCACTTATAATTGCAGGTGCCAATGGAATACCACCGGTCAgatcaataaattatatttcatgGGGAGTTGTTGGAATCTTCTTCAATTTCTATGTTTACAAACGTTTCAAGTCATGGTGGGCTAGACACACTTACATTCTCTCGGCAGCTTTGGATTCTGGCATTGCTCTCATGGGTCTGTTGCTCTATTTTTCACTTCAAACTTATGATATCTTTGGTCCAACATGGTGGGGTCTTCAAGGAGATGATCGTTGTCCCTTGGCTAAATGCCCTACAGCTCCTGGTATTGTTAGCAAGGGATGTCCTGTCTTTTGA